Proteins from a genomic interval of Flammeovirgaceae bacterium SG7u.111:
- a CDS encoding MBL fold metallo-hydrolase, whose product MKLTFWGAARQVTGSMFLLEFDDDFRLLIDCGMDMRSQEEDMPAFPGSLFPFEASMVNAVLLTHAHLDHSGKIPNLYREGFEGKIFTTFPTRDLTKLLLYDSANLNRRKINDYHKKRSKIPNYEPKFNPETLFLEKHVDEAIKGFSPLHFSKRYQLTKNIVVSLQPTGHLLGAASVYLEVTEGGKKKSFLFSGDIGRKDYPLLQDPAPMPQADYLICETTYGIRSHESRQETETAIAQAVKEACVDKPGRLLIPAFSVGRTQAIIYTLHKLFAKKKLPPIRIFSDSPLGQECNKAYDLYTNYLNEDSQEFSEKHKGLFNFEQMEYVESALESKRLASKKEPAIIISSSGMLEGGRIQFHIRANIQNPNCTILMVGYSAEGTFGNQLLNMKNGMVELGQKNVPVLAKVIYTDAFSGHGDQNDLLEFVGYQDASKLKNIFLVHGEEESMEGFSEVLKEKGYQNVTMPEKGQSFEL is encoded by the coding sequence ATGAAACTGACTTTTTGGGGTGCGGCGAGACAGGTAACGGGCAGCATGTTCCTACTCGAATTTGACGATGACTTTAGGCTGTTGATAGACTGCGGGATGGACATGAGAAGCCAAGAGGAAGATATGCCAGCTTTTCCTGGTTCATTGTTTCCATTTGAGGCGAGTATGGTCAATGCAGTGCTGCTTACACATGCCCACCTAGATCATTCTGGTAAAATCCCTAACTTGTATAGGGAAGGTTTTGAAGGGAAAATTTTTACCACCTTTCCCACCCGTGACCTTACCAAACTCTTACTCTACGATTCGGCAAACCTTAATAGAAGGAAAATCAACGATTATCATAAGAAAAGGAGCAAAATCCCTAATTATGAGCCAAAGTTCAACCCTGAAACACTGTTTTTAGAAAAGCATGTGGACGAAGCCATAAAAGGGTTTTCCCCGCTTCATTTTTCTAAAAGATACCAACTTACCAAGAACATTGTAGTTTCTTTGCAGCCTACGGGGCATTTGCTAGGAGCGGCAAGTGTTTATTTGGAAGTAACGGAAGGTGGAAAGAAAAAATCTTTCTTGTTTTCCGGTGATATTGGCAGGAAGGACTATCCTTTGCTCCAAGATCCTGCGCCCATGCCTCAGGCAGATTACCTCATTTGCGAGACTACCTACGGTATTAGGTCGCACGAATCGAGGCAAGAAACCGAAACAGCCATCGCCCAAGCGGTGAAAGAAGCCTGTGTGGATAAGCCCGGTCGCCTGCTCATTCCCGCTTTTAGTGTGGGGAGAACCCAGGCAATTATTTATACCCTCCACAAGCTTTTTGCGAAGAAGAAATTGCCTCCGATCAGAATTTTTTCCGATAGCCCGTTGGGTCAGGAATGCAACAAGGCTTATGATCTTTATACCAATTATCTCAACGAAGACTCCCAAGAGTTCTCCGAGAAGCACAAAGGGCTTTTCAACTTCGAACAAATGGAGTACGTAGAATCTGCTTTGGAAAGCAAACGTTTGGCGTCCAAAAAAGAACCGGCTATTATCATTTCCTCGTCGGGAATGCTGGAGGGTGGACGCATCCAATTTCACATTAGGGCCAATATTCAAAACCCTAACTGTACCATATTGATGGTGGGCTACAGTGCCGAGGGGACGTTTGGCAACCAACTGCTCAACATGAAAAATGGAATGGTGGAGCTGGGGCAAAAAAATGTGCCCGTATTGGCAAAAGTGATTTACACAGATGCATTCAGCGGTCATGGCGACCAAAATGATTTGTTAGAATTTGTGGGTTATCAAGATGCTTCCAAGCTCAAAAATATATTCTTGGTGCATGGGGAAGAAGAATCTATGGAAGGCTTTTCCGAAGTGTTGAAGGAAAAAGGCTATCAGAATGTTACCATGCCAGAAAAAGGACAGTCTTTTGAGCTATAG
- a CDS encoding Gfo/Idh/MocA family oxidoreductase, with translation MRTEKNEMKRREFIGKTAAVGTLLATNPISSLFANGKAAKMKIALVGTGVRGVSMWGKALVEEYAGQVEFVGLCDINPGRLKYGKDFIGADCNTYTDFEAMMKKEKPDTVIVTTVDATHHEFIIKAMEMGANVITEKPMTTDETKCQAILDAEKKTGKKTTVTFNYRYSPHRQKIYELLRAGEIGDITSVDFHWYLDTNHGASYFRRWHGLRERGGTLLVHKSTHHFDLLNWWLDSEPAEVFAFGELEHYGKNGAMRGESCRTCTHKDSCDFHWDITKSKHLMGLYAENEEHDGYIRDSCVFREKIDIYDKMAATIKYANDVTVSYSLTTYSPYEGYRIAFNGTKGRLEAWIQERQPWDKENYDELRLTKNFGKTELIRIPHSGGGHGGGDTRLKDKIFKTPDMADPYRQSAGTRDGAMSILVGIAARNSIESGKPVKIADLTSLKPMAKRP, from the coding sequence ATGAGAACTGAAAAGAATGAAATGAAACGCAGGGAGTTTATTGGAAAAACTGCTGCGGTAGGAACACTTCTGGCTACTAACCCAATTTCTTCCCTCTTTGCCAATGGAAAGGCTGCAAAGATGAAAATAGCCCTAGTGGGTACAGGAGTACGAGGGGTGAGCATGTGGGGAAAGGCATTGGTGGAAGAGTATGCTGGCCAAGTGGAATTTGTCGGACTTTGTGACATCAATCCTGGTAGGTTGAAATATGGAAAGGATTTTATAGGGGCAGATTGCAATACTTACACCGACTTTGAAGCAATGATGAAGAAGGAGAAGCCTGATACGGTGATAGTGACCACGGTAGATGCTACCCACCATGAGTTCATCATCAAAGCCATGGAAATGGGGGCAAATGTTATCACCGAAAAACCCATGACCACCGATGAGACAAAATGCCAAGCTATTCTGGATGCTGAGAAGAAAACAGGCAAGAAAACTACGGTTACATTTAATTATCGCTATTCGCCCCATCGTCAGAAAATATATGAATTACTTCGTGCCGGAGAGATTGGAGATATTACTTCTGTTGATTTTCACTGGTATTTGGATACGAACCATGGTGCTTCCTACTTCCGCCGCTGGCATGGCTTGCGTGAGAGGGGAGGAACACTTTTGGTACACAAATCTACCCATCATTTCGATTTGCTCAACTGGTGGTTGGACTCTGAACCAGCTGAGGTTTTTGCTTTTGGGGAACTAGAGCATTATGGCAAAAATGGTGCGATGAGAGGGGAAAGCTGCCGTACTTGTACCCATAAAGATAGTTGCGATTTCCATTGGGATATTACCAAAAGCAAACATCTAATGGGCTTATATGCCGAAAATGAAGAACATGACGGATACATTCGAGATAGCTGTGTGTTCCGCGAAAAAATTGATATTTATGATAAAATGGCAGCGACCATCAAGTATGCAAACGATGTTACCGTAAGTTATTCGCTCACCACCTATTCGCCCTACGAAGGCTACCGCATTGCTTTTAATGGAACAAAAGGGCGTTTGGAGGCTTGGATACAAGAAAGGCAGCCTTGGGATAAGGAAAATTATGATGAGCTAAGGCTGACCAAGAATTTTGGAAAGACGGAGCTTATACGCATTCCCCATAGTGGAGGCGGACATGGCGGTGGAGATACTCGCCTTAAAGATAAGATTTTCAAAACCCCAGATATGGCTGATCCATACCGTCAGTCGGCTGGAACCAGAGATGGTGCAATGTCTATTTTGGTGGGGATAGCTGCCCGCAATAGCATAGAATCTGGTAAGCCGGTGAAAATAGCAGATCTTACCAGCTTAAAGCCTATGGCGAAGCGACCGTAG
- a CDS encoding ATP-binding protein, which produces MLINPRAVSLLLAGSIALVTIAFLSLLGSAGVSLLVVAGGISFSTAFILIYITLEFLIFKEINEIYSHLEKITSQDMDYERKPNKEGSNNPVRRINEEIKAYMARKEEEIEKLKRLEVYRKEFIADVSHELKTPIFAAQGYVLTLLDGAVDDENVKYKFLKKAAKSLSGLDALVQDLLVLSQIESGVIRMQFSTFDIQDVTLDVFDQLEKKANKKGITMMIDNIREDGFKVKADVNRIFQVMSNLISNAIKYGLESGLLKVHFEETADKIIVSVIDNGPGIAPEHVGRLFERFYRVDKSRSKKQGGTGLGLAIVKHIVEGHDSRITIDSKLGEGTTFKFQLEKAKESEKRLEKTADYDEES; this is translated from the coding sequence ATGCTCATCAACCCAAGGGCTGTATCGCTACTGTTGGCAGGATCAATAGCATTAGTAACCATTGCATTTTTATCCTTGTTGGGAAGTGCGGGTGTTTCCTTGCTGGTAGTGGCTGGAGGAATTTCATTTTCCACGGCTTTTATTCTTATTTATATCACCCTAGAGTTCTTGATTTTCAAAGAGATAAACGAAATTTATTCGCATTTGGAAAAAATTACCTCTCAGGATATGGATTACGAGCGAAAGCCCAACAAAGAAGGTAGTAATAATCCTGTTAGGCGGATCAATGAGGAAATAAAAGCCTACATGGCTCGAAAGGAGGAGGAAATTGAGAAGTTGAAAAGGCTAGAAGTTTACAGGAAAGAGTTCATTGCAGACGTATCCCATGAGCTAAAAACACCAATTTTTGCCGCCCAAGGTTATGTACTCACCTTGCTCGACGGTGCAGTGGACGATGAGAACGTAAAGTATAAATTCCTGAAAAAAGCAGCAAAAAGCCTTAGCGGGCTAGATGCACTAGTTCAGGATCTTTTGGTTCTTTCTCAAATAGAATCAGGCGTGATCCGTATGCAATTTAGTACGTTCGATATTCAAGATGTTACCCTCGACGTATTCGATCAGCTAGAGAAGAAAGCCAATAAAAAGGGTATCACGATGATGATCGATAATATAAGGGAAGATGGGTTCAAGGTAAAAGCCGATGTGAACCGGATATTCCAAGTGATGTCCAACCTGATAAGCAATGCGATCAAATATGGTTTGGAGAGTGGTTTGTTGAAGGTGCACTTTGAAGAGACAGCAGACAAGATAATAGTTTCGGTAATAGATAATGGTCCCGGTATTGCCCCGGAGCATGTAGGAAGGTTATTTGAACGCTTTTACAGGGTGGATAAAAGCAGGTCGAAAAAGCAAGGCGGTACTGGTTTGGGTTTGGCTATTGTGAAACACATAGTGGAAGGGCATGACTCTCGGATCACCATCGATAGTAAATTAGGTGAAGGTACGACTTTCAAATTCCAATTGGAAAAAGCGAAAGAAAGCGAGAAGCGCTTAGAAAAAACGGCTGATTACGATGAAGAAAGTTAA
- a CDS encoding M42 family metallopeptidase, translated as MDNHTKKFLYEYLNNPSPTGFETPGQKIWLDYIKPYTDDYFTDTYGTAVAVINPNAKYKVVIEAHADEISWFVNYISSEGYIYVTRNGGSDHQIAPSKRVNIHTEKGTVKAVFGWPAIHVRNRIKEEIPTTDNIFLDCGCSSKEEVEELGVHVGCVATFDDELMELNDRFWVGRALDNRVGGFMIAQVARKLHENGIKLPFGLYIVNAVQEEIGLRGAEMIAARIKPDVAIITDVCHDTTAPMYDKKKQGEFKCGDGPVLTYGPAVQNNLLKMILDTAAKKEIPVQKAAASRSTGTDTDAFAYSNEGVASALISLPLKYMHTTVESAHKLDVKNVVKLMYHFLCQLESGYDFRYIK; from the coding sequence ATGGATAACCATACAAAAAAATTCCTTTACGAATACCTCAACAACCCTTCTCCCACTGGTTTTGAAACTCCGGGGCAGAAGATTTGGCTCGACTATATCAAACCTTACACCGACGATTATTTCACCGATACTTATGGAACGGCGGTAGCTGTAATAAACCCAAATGCGAAATACAAAGTGGTAATAGAGGCTCACGCCGATGAGATTTCTTGGTTTGTAAATTATATTTCCTCTGAAGGTTATATTTATGTGACCCGAAATGGAGGTTCCGATCATCAGATAGCACCTTCCAAAAGGGTGAATATTCATACCGAAAAAGGAACAGTGAAGGCTGTGTTTGGCTGGCCTGCTATCCATGTGCGCAATAGGATAAAAGAAGAAATTCCTACTACAGATAATATCTTTTTGGATTGCGGCTGCTCTTCTAAAGAGGAAGTGGAGGAATTGGGCGTGCACGTTGGCTGCGTTGCCACCTTCGACGATGAATTGATGGAACTCAATGATCGCTTCTGGGTAGGAAGAGCTTTGGACAACAGAGTTGGTGGTTTTATGATCGCCCAAGTAGCTCGCAAGTTACATGAAAATGGTATTAAGCTCCCATTTGGACTGTATATAGTAAATGCGGTGCAAGAGGAAATAGGCTTGAGAGGCGCAGAAATGATAGCGGCAAGGATCAAACCTGATGTGGCTATTATTACAGATGTGTGCCACGATACCACTGCTCCTATGTACGATAAGAAAAAGCAAGGTGAGTTCAAGTGCGGTGATGGTCCTGTGCTCACTTATGGACCAGCAGTCCAAAATAACTTGCTCAAAATGATATTAGATACTGCTGCGAAGAAAGAAATTCCTGTTCAGAAAGCAGCTGCTTCTCGCTCTACGGGAACCGATACCGATGCCTTTGCCTACTCCAACGAAGGCGTAGCTTCGGCGTTGATTTCATTGCCCCTCAAGTATATGCACACCACGGTTGAGTCGGCGCATAAGCTAGATGTGAAGAATGTAGTGAAGTTAATGTATCATTTCCTTTGCCAGCTAGAATCAGGTTACGATTTTAGGTATATCAAGTAA